A region of the Pseudonocardia cypriaca genome:
CGGTTCCTCGCGGATCCCGCTGGTCGCCCAGCTCGTCTCGGCTGCGTTCGACCGTCCGGTCGCGGTGGACGCCGACCCGAAGAACGCGATCGCGCTCGGCGCCGCGCTGTCCGTCTCGCCACGCCCGGAGTCGTGGCCCGCGGCCAACATCCCGCCGATCCCCCGGACCGCGCCGCCGACGCCCACACCGGTGCCGGCCGCCCGGACGGAACCTCTGTCGCCAGCGGCCGACCCGCCGCGCCCGCCGGTGCCCTCCCTCGCGTCGACCGTCTCCCCGCCGCTCAGCGCGAGCGGCGCGCGGCGGCCGGTGGTGGTGTTCGGTGCGGGCGGTCTGCTGGTCGCGGCGGCGATCGGCGCCGCACTGCTGTACGGGCCGAACGGGACGGCTCCGGCTCCCACGAGCGGGACGACCACGGCCGTGGTGGAGGTCCCCCAGCTGACGGAGATTCCCGCCCCCGCGCCCGCCGCCGTCGAGGAACAGGGTGGCGGCCAGGCCCCGGCGCAGAACCAGGGCCGGGCGGCACCGCGGCCGCAGAACGGCGGCGCCCGCCCTGCGCCGCAGCAACCCGCCGGGAACGACGACAACGGCGACCCAGGAACCGAGCCGACCACCACGACGACCACGACGACCACCACGACGCCGCCGCCAACCACCACGACCACCACGACCACACCGCCCCCGGTGGTGACGACATCGGCTCCACCCGTGATCGACCCCGGGAATGGGAACGGGAACACCGGCCCCTCGTCGGTGGAAGGCCAGCCGAACGAGAAGGGCGGCGCGACGGACGTGCCGGTCAAGGACCCCGCCGACGACGACCAGGAGAGCACCCCCACGGAGTAGAGGCGGACTTCACAAACCCAGCCGGTACTTCACAAAGGGCCGGCCTTTGTGAAGCGGGGGCTGGGTCTGTGACGTCGGTGTTCCGGCGCGTGGAATGCCGCTCGACGCCCCAGAGTTGGTTGCACCGTGAAGAAGATTGGGTTCCTGTCCTTTGGGCACTGGTCGGACTCGCCGCACTCGCTGGTCCGGTCCGCCGCGGACGCCCTGGTGCAGTCGGTCGAGCTCGCGGTGGCCGCGGAGGAGGCGGGCGCCGACGGCGCGTACTACCGCGTGCACCACTTCGCCCAGCAGCTGGCCTCCCCGTTCCCGCTGCTGGCCGCGGCCGGGGCGCGGACCAGCCGGATCGAGCTGGGCACCGCTGTGATCGACATGCGGTACGAGAACCCGCTCTACATGGCCGAGGACGCAGGCGCCGCGGATCTCATCTCCGGTGGCCGGCTGCAGCTCGGCATCAGCAGGGGATCACCGGAGCAGGTGGTCGACGGCTTCCGCTACTTCGGTCACGTGCCGACCGATGGCAGGAGCGACGCCGACATGGCCCGCGAGCACACCAAGGTGTTCCTCGAGGTGCTCAAGGGTGAGGGCTTCGCGAAGCCGAACCCGCGTCCGATGTTCCCCAACCCGCCGGGCCTGCTGCGGATCGAGCCGCACTCGCCGGGGCTGCGGGACCGGATCTGGTGGGGTGCAGGCACCCGTGCGACGGCGGAGTGGACGGCCGAGCAGGGGTTGAACCTGATGAGCTCGACGTTGCTCACCGAGGACACCGGTGTGCCGTTCCACCAGCTGCAGGCCGAGCAGATCCAGCGGTTCCGGGACGCCTGGAAGGCGGCCGGGCACACGCGCGAGCCGCGCGTCTCGGTGAGCCGCAGCATCTTCCCGATCGTGAGCGACATCGACCGGCAGCTCTTCTGGCGGGACCGCGACAGCACCGACCAGGTCGGCTGGCTGGACGGGGGCACCGCCCGGTTCGGCCGGAGCTACGCGGGTGAGCCGGACAAGCT
Encoded here:
- a CDS encoding LLM class flavin-dependent oxidoreductase; protein product: MKKIGFLSFGHWSDSPHSLVRSAADALVQSVELAVAAEEAGADGAYYRVHHFAQQLASPFPLLAAAGARTSRIELGTAVIDMRYENPLYMAEDAGAADLISGGRLQLGISRGSPEQVVDGFRYFGHVPTDGRSDADMAREHTKVFLEVLKGEGFAKPNPRPMFPNPPGLLRIEPHSPGLRDRIWWGAGTRATAEWTAEQGLNLMSSTLLTEDTGVPFHQLQAEQIQRFRDAWKAAGHTREPRVSVSRSIFPIVSDIDRQLFWRDRDSTDQVGWLDGGTARFGRSYAGEPDKLVAELAEDEAIAAADTLLLTVPNQLGVDYNAHVIDSVLTDLAPELGWR